A single window of Channa argus isolate prfri chromosome 2, Channa argus male v1.0, whole genome shotgun sequence DNA harbors:
- the spata17 gene encoding spermatogenesis-associated protein 17: MAELLKIKSELEEFRREYFYRNSQAEENRQREYEAATRIQSWFRACKVRAYLRHLHKNAIIIQKTWRGFLARACFRQMVKEAYFIMKMNFYEGMAVRIQRRWRGFFVRKYIHNFYARKRYLEGLSRTNELVRRDLDELEQLQKKERDCLDMVKEQTAKVYEAQRLHHLLSTKQCPGVFNSPFRTAPHEMELLLRQVKYQAPIRLAPRDQTCLLSMPVTTAPNSPGSLGSPWIKSTKTCCSSRPILPPISSKKKQGLLREPGELWEQHVHCPDPMSRLQASYTQLEEARSQLRQHEPPCKSAFATYKAFRKCARLNSKAGSIV; the protein is encoded by the exons ATGGCGGagctgttgaaaataaaaagtgagcTTGAAGAGTTTCGAAGGGAATACTTTTATCGAAACAG TCAAGCTGAGGAGAACAGACAAAGAGAGTACGAGGCCGCCACCCGGATTCAGAGCTGGTTCAGAGCCTGCAAGGTGCGGGCTTATCTCag ACATCTGCACAAGAATGCAATCATTATACAGAAGACATGGCGGGGCTTCTTAGCAAGGGCATGTTTCAGACAAATGGTGAAG GAGGCATATTTTATCATGAAGATGAATTTCTACGAGGGGATGGCGGTCAGG ATCCAGCGGAGATGGAGAGGATTCTTTGTGAGGAAGTACATCCATAACTTCTATGCGCGAAAGCGCTATCTGGAAGGACTTTCCCGGACAAATGAACTTGtcag GAGGGATCTGGATGAACTTGAGCAACtccagaagaaagagagagactgtTTGGACATGGTAAAAGAGCAGACAGCCAAGGTCTACGAAGCACAGCGTTTACACCACCTCCTCAGTACAAAGCAG tgcCCAGGGGTCTTTAACTCTCCATTCAGGACAGCCCCCCATGAGATGGAGCTACTGCTGAGGCAGGTCAAGTACCAGGCCCCCATCAGACTGGCCCCCAGGGATCAGACTTGTCTCTTGAGCATGCCTGTAACAACAGCCCCTAATTCTCCTGGGAGTCTAGGATCCCCATGGATTAAATCTACTAAAACCTGCTGCTCCTCCAGACCCATACTACCCCCCATTTCCAGCAAAAAAAAGCAG GGTCTGCTCAGAGAGCCAGGGGAACTGTGGGAGCAGCACGTGCATTGTCCTGACCCGATGTCGCGACTGCAGGCCTCTTACACACAACTGGAGGAGGCCCGGAGTCAGCTACGACAACACGAGCCT CCGTGCAAGTCAGCGTTTGCCACCTACAAAGCCTTCAGGAAGTGTGCTCGTCTGAACTCCAAGGCAGGCAGCATTGTGTGA